The following are encoded together in the Panicum virgatum strain AP13 chromosome 6K, P.virgatum_v5, whole genome shotgun sequence genome:
- the LOC120711104 gene encoding uncharacterized protein LOC120711104, translated as MPFGGARTKRVMAPGGQGLPARVTRQKTRASASTHEDLPATDVALVPPRSPAQHEDPLLMDDEVEHTTITEQVHRGRTLGKGLERISRGLGTKLAIHISEGNKRPETPMQAAKLASEGGIVLRQHIPILPHWKEYKKDPSILTDYIGKVAVQFTMDTNSKPVKDACVDMLKGGQRQMRHRLKKQYFDDVPANQVRTTSPVNSMTDEQWRALVAMWSSPRHKEKCQKYKLNREFVKLQQRTGSRCYIAHRFAVTEMLYPDAPPNAIELFKECHLSKKKGLAEPVQKAIDDMNAIMAAPVEDEQQPNNAIEAVSQVLPSSKFLQNVGLQPALKKRSSRAETLRVQELEAQLEKEKQDKEELRQKLDGQQQEIDNLKKQSEETRQKHLEDVGDLKKQLEENNALLRGLISFNQSQ; from the exons ATGCCATTCGGAGGAGCAAGAACGAAGAGAGTCATGGCACCAGGGGGACAAGGCCTACCTGCTAGAGTCACTAGACAGAAGACAAGAGCGTCGGCTTCAACTCACGAAGACCTTCCTGCCACAGATGTTGCATTGGTACCACCAAGGTCTCCTGCCCAACATGAGGACCCTCTTCTAATGGACGATGAAG TTGAACATACTACCATCACAGAGCAAGTGCATAGGGGAAGAACTTTGGGAAAAGGACTTGAGAGGATAAGCAGAGGCTTAGGCACTAAGTTAGCAATCCACATTTCTGAAGGGAACAAACGGCCAGAGACACCAATGCAAGCTGCAAAGCTTGCATCAGAGGGAGGGATTGTTCTTAGGCAACACATACCTATCCTTCCACACTGGAAGGAGTACAAGAAGGATCCCTCTATCCTTACAGACTACATTGGCAAAGTTGCT GTTCAATTTACCATGGACACCAATTCTAAGCCAGTCAAAGATGCATGTGTTGACATGCTCAAGGGTGGGCAACGTCAAATGAGACACAGGCTCAAAAAACAGTACTTTGATGATGTCCCGGCTAATCAAGTTAGAACTACATCGCCGGTGAATAGTATGACTGATGAGCAATGGAGAGCCTTGGTGGCAATGTGGTCAAGCCCAAGACACAAG GAGAAGTGCCAGAAATACAAACTGAATCGTGAGTTTGTTAAGTTACAGCAGCGCACAGGCTCTCGGTGCTACATTGCACACCGCTTTGCTGTG ACCGAAATGCTATATCCCGATGCACCACCCAATGCAATTGAACTTTTCAAGGAGTGCCATCTTAGCAAAAAGAAAGGCCTTGCTGAGCCAGTCCAGAAGGCTATT GATGACATGAACGCTATTATGGCAGCTCCAGTTGAAGATGAACAGCAACCCAATAATGCAATTGAAGCAGTTTCTCAAGTTCTACCATCAAGTAAATTCCTTCAAAATGTAGGCCTTCAGCCAGCCTTGAAGAAAAGATCTAGCCGAGCTGAAACTTTGCGTGTGCAAGAGCTTGAAGCGCAACTTGAGAAGGAGAAACAAGACAAAGAGGAACTTCGACAAAAGCTTGATGGTCAACAACAAGAGATAGACAACCTAAAGAAACAGTCAGAAGAAACAAGACAGAAGCATCTAGAAGATGTTGGAGATCTCAAGAAGCAATTAGAAGAAAACAATGCTCTCCTTCGTGGTTTGATCAGCTTCAATCAGAGTCAGTAA
- the LOC120711106 gene encoding receptor homology region, transmembrane domain- and RING domain-containing protein 2-like: MTCPRRWRSFPLCFFLVIFLMAQLGACNVVLMANNTTLSFDDVEATFTPAVKGSGVNGALYAAEPLDACSPLRTKAVKGSVSPFVLVIRGGCQFDDKVRNAQNAGFKAAIVYDNEDNGVLVSMAGSSSEVHIYAVFISKASGVVLKKYSGQTEAELWIIPTYENSAWSIMAISFISLLAMSGVLATCFFVRRHQIRQDRARIPRAREFHGMSSQLVKAMPSLIFTKVQEDNCTSSTCAICLEDYTVGEKLRVLPCRHKFHAACVDLWLTSWRTFCPVCKRDAKAGTSNPPVSESTPLLSSAIRLPPESTALASFRSTVGASPPRPISRHPSSQSISRNYSISGSSIPRTPNLNRSYANSPPTCASASNADLANMSSSWSRTSHLASAHSLRGGHLSPPINFSYISPHVSCSGYGSPSRYIGSSQVPHGSPSYYTGSSVQRHPYLRHCILSGPSLFTMVPPSPQQTQLQHGGDSETSLSAAASTQSFRQLYLQHCPDSDTSSQSLPGC, from the exons ATGACTTGTCCAAGAAGATGGAGATCATTTCCCCTTTGTTTCTTTCTGGTGATTTTCCTCATGGCTCAGCTGGGAGCTTGCAATGTTGTACTCATGGCGAACAACACAACCTTGTCATTCGATGATGTCGAGGCTACCTTTA CTCCAGCGGTGAAAGGTTCAGGTGTAAATGGTGCACTTTATGCTGCTGAACCTCTGGATGCATGCAGTCCATTGAGAACTAAAGCAGTTAAAGGCTCTGTCTCGCCGTTTGTGTTGGTTATAAGAGGTGGTTGCCAATTCGATGACAAAGTTAGAAATGCACAGAATGCTGGGTTCAAGGCTGCTATAGTATATGACAATGAAGACAATGGCGTCCTTGTTTCAA TGGCTGGAAGCTCGTCTGAAGTCCACATATATGCAGTGTTCATCTCTAAGGCATCAGGAGTGGTGTTGAAGAAATATTCAGGTCAAACTGAAGCAGAGTTGTGGATAATACCAACCTATGAGAACTCAGCTTGGTCAATCATGGCAATTTCGTTCATATCACTGCTTGCTATGTCTGGTGTCCTGGCCACTTGCTTTTTTGTGAGGAGACACCAGATAAGACAGGACAGGGCTCGAATCCCCCGAGCTCGAGAGTTCCATGGAATGAGCAGTCAATTAGTTAAAGCAATGCCAAGTCTCATCTTCACAAAAGTTCAAGAAGATAATTGTACATCATCAACATGTGCCATTTGCTTGGAAGATTACACTGTTGGAGAAAAGCTAAGAGTGCTACCTTGTCGACACA AGTTCCATGCAGCCTGTGTTGACCTGTGGCTTACCTCATGGCGAACATTCTGCCCTGTATGCAAGCGAGATGCAAAGGCTGGAACATCAAACCCCCCTGTATCAGAGTCTACCCCTTTGCTTTCTTCTGCAATTCGGCTACCTCCTGAATCAACTGCTTTGGCCTCCTTCCGGTCAACAGTGGGAGCATCTCCTCCTAGGCCAATCAGCCGGCATCCTTCATCGCAATCCATATCTCGCAATTACTCCATTTCAGGTTCCAGTATTCCCCGCACCCCTAACCTCAATAGGTCTTATGCAAACTCACCTCCCACCTGCGCAAGCGCAAGCAATGCAGACCTTGCAAATATGTCATCCTCATGGTCTCGCACATCACACCTTGCATCCGCACATTCTCTGCGTGGTGGCCATTTGTCTCCACCAATCAACTTCAGTTATATTTCACCACACGTCTCCTGTTCTGGCTATGGATCACCTAGTCGGTATATAGGTTCATCACAAGTGCCCCATGGATCTCCGAGTTATTACACTGGATCTTCAGTGCAGCGGCATCCTTACCTGCGGCACTGCATTTTGTCCGGCCCGAGCCTGTTCACCATGGTGCCTCCATCACCGCAACAGACCCAGCTGCAGCACGGTGGCGACTCAGAGACAAGTTTATCAGCTGCTGCATCAACTCAGTCATTCCGTCAGCTCTACCTACAGCACTGTCCTGATTCTGACACATCATCTCAGTCGCTACCAGGGTGCTGA